In one window of Episyrphus balteatus chromosome 3, idEpiBalt1.1, whole genome shotgun sequence DNA:
- the LOC129913275 gene encoding exosome complex component RRP46 produces the protein MKMTLLSTNIESDTKEIENDIAMRPINCELNPLTGADGSALHSQGETSVLASMYGPIEARTQHAKIEKANVEVIYRPKAGLPTIKDKFRECILRNTCETALLTALHPRTTISIQLQEMDNRCGLEACAINAACLALLAGGVPMKFTIAAVHSIVDRDNQLVLDPDHRQAVGAVASFIFVFDSLDKNLVACNTNGRFNLAQYNDALLMCKAASEIVFKFYKNIIAKSHSKLNADQIKEEEN, from the exons atgaaaatgacTTTGCTAAGTACAAATATAGAAAGTGAtacaaaagaaattgaaaatgacATTGCTATGCGTCCAATAAACTGCGAGCTAAATCCACTTACAGGTGCCGATGGCTCAGCGCTTCATTCCCAAG gtgAGACAAGTGTACTAGCTTCAATGTACGGACCAATTGAAGCAAGAACACAACACgcaaaaatcgaaaaagctAATGTTGAAGTTATCTACCGACCGAAGGCTGGTTTACCCACAATCAAAGATAAGTTCAGAGAATGCATACTCAGGAACACATGTGAAACTGCTTTATTAACAGCACTTCATCCTAGAACAACAATTTCCATTCAATTGCAAGAAATGGATAATCGTTGTGGC ttAGAAGCTTGTGCTATAAATGCAGCCTGTTTGGCTCTGTTAGCCGGTGGAGTTCCCATGAAGTTTACAATTGCTGCAGTTCATAGCATAGTCGATCGTGACAATCAACTTGTCCTTGATCCTGACCATCGACAAGCTGTCGGGGCAGTtgcaagttttatttttgtctttgatAGTTTAGACAAGAATTTGGTTGCTTGCAATACAAATGGACGGTTCAATTTGGCTCAGTATAATGATGCATTGTTAATGTGCAAAGCAGCTAgtgaaattgtttttaaattttataaaaatattattgccAAATCACATAGTAAATTGAATGCTGATCAaattaaagaagaagaaaactaa